The proteins below are encoded in one region of Apium graveolens cultivar Ventura chromosome 4, ASM990537v1, whole genome shotgun sequence:
- the LOC141719344 gene encoding uncharacterized protein LOC141719344 — translation MDDDMSHQIMVFESARHMWETIELLMEGTEDVRKNRLDILTSQYEAFKCFLGESITRVFERLNKLLNELSIHGKTYPQREVNKKFMLFLPHHLENKVSSVRERVDSETMTLEKLYGKMKTHEMEHEQRKIIYGGGTVDSKNAELLKTTALVASGIKELDISDEKPKSKAETLFEAEMDDGNLSGNPSDYYTTKELLRMEDPTMANLAGMFDNIRFKRKQGFRGPGSSNRDQRLGSSSGSGYKKGMVDRSKFRCYNCDEVRHFSTECRKSQQAKDKGKVYQKKDSGSSRKYPVESYIAEGQSWDDTDDEE, via the coding sequence atggatgatgatatgaGTCACCAAATTATGGTCTTTGAGAGTGCCAGGCACATGTGGGAGACTATAGAACTACTTATGGAAGGAActgaagatgtcaggaagaatcGACTAGATATTTTGACTTCACAATATGAGGCTTTTAAGTGCTTTCTTGGAGAAAGTATCACTCGGGTCTTTGAAAGACTGAACAAGCTGTTAAATGAATTAAGTATTCATGGAAAGACTTATCCTCAGAGAGAAGTCAACAAGAAGTTTATGCTTTTCCTACCTCACCATCTAGAGAATAAGGTTTCATCTGTTCGTGAGCGTGTTGACTCTGAAACTATGACACTTGAGAAGTTGTATGGTAAGATGAAGACTCATGAAATGGAGCACGAACAAAGGAAGATCATCTATGGTGGTGGTACAGTTGATAGCAAGAATGCTGAACTACTCAAGACAACTGCTCTTGTAGCCAGTGGAATCAAAGAGCTTGATATCTCTGATGAAAAACCTAAGTCTAAAGCTGAAACGCTCTTTGAAGCTGAGATGGATGATGGAAACCTCTCTGGGAATCCAAGTGACTACTACACCACTAAGGAGCTGCTAAGAATGGAAGATCCTACTATGGCCAACCTAGCAGGGATGTTCGATAACATTAGGTTTAAAAGAAAGCAAGGATTTAGGGGTCCTGGAAGCAGCAACCGTGATCAGAGGTTAGGTTCATCTTCTGGATCAGGTTACAAGAAAGGGATGGTAGACAGAAGCAAGTTCagatgctacaattgtgatgaggTTAGGCATTTTTCCACTGAATGTAGAAAGTCCCAACAAGCAAAGGATAAAGGCAAAGTTTATCAGAAGAAGGACTCGGGTAGCTCAAGGAAGTATCCAGTGGAATCTTACATAGCTGAGGGGCAGAGCTGGGATGACACCGACGATGAAGAATAA